One genomic region from Prionailurus bengalensis isolate Pbe53 chromosome C1, Fcat_Pben_1.1_paternal_pri, whole genome shotgun sequence encodes:
- the LIN28A gene encoding protein lin-28 homolog A — MLWEEEQNFWGNTGFSGSLGSAGGGQDRSFLASFLVATATWVHTHGLDTRVSLLGGCAKAPEEAPEDAARAAEEPQLLHGAGICKWFNVRMGFGFLSMTARAGVALDPPVDVFVHQSKLHMEGFRSLKEGEAVEFTFKKSAKGLESIRVTGPGGVFCIGSERRPKGKNMQKRRSKGDRCYNCGGLDHHAKECKLPPQPKKCHFCQSISHMVASCPLKAQQAPSSQGKPAYFREEEEEEIHSPALLPEAQN, encoded by the exons ATGTTGTGGGAAGAGGAGCAAAACTTTTGGGGCAACACTGGCTTCAGTGGAAGCTTGGGGAGCGCGGGAGGCGGCCAGGACAGGTCTTTCCTCGCCAGCTTCTTGGTAGCTACAGCCACCTGGGTGCACACCCATGGGCTGGACACTCGGGTCTCCCTGCTGG GTGGCTGCGCCAAGGCGCCGGAGGAGGCGCCGGAGGACGCCGCCCGGGCGGCCGAGGAGCCGCAGCTGCTGCACGGTGCCGGCATCTGTAAGTGGTTCAACGTGCGCATGGGGTTCGGCTTCCTGTCCATGACCGCCCGCGCCGGGGTCGCGCTTGACCCCCCAGTGGATGTCTTTGTGCACCAG AGCAAGCTGCACATGGAGGGCTTCCGGAGCCTGAAGGAGGGTGAGGCCGTGGAGTTCACCTTTAAGAAGTCTGCTAAGGGCCTGGAATCTATCCGGGTCACGGGCCCCGGTGGGGTGTTCTGTATTGGGAGCGAGAGGCGGCCCAAAGGGAAGAACATGCAGAAGCGCAGATCAAAGGGAGACAG GTGCTACAACTGTGGAGGTCTAGACCACCATGCCAAGGAATGCAAGCTGCCACCCCAGCCTAAGAAGTGCCACTTCTGCCAGAGCATCAGCCACATGGTGGCCTCGTGTCCACTGAAAGCCCAGCAGGCCCCCAGCTCACAGGGAAAGCCAGCCTACTTtcgggaggaagaagaagaagagatccatagccctgccctgctcccagaGGCCCAGAATTGA